The following coding sequences lie in one Girardinichthys multiradiatus isolate DD_20200921_A chromosome 13, DD_fGirMul_XY1, whole genome shotgun sequence genomic window:
- the LOC124878865 gene encoding transmembrane protein 272-like, whose product MDNRPQSAGLIATTVVMNIIWWMLMIAAIGLGAMHIDHCPVQPNVPVYLIVLGATSLLSLIFTYSSRGYQDGAVHILSLACMTVLHIFSFAWLIAGSSWIYAVYAPNYSGKERYCHKTTYLFAFVVTTLMWVAMTLILVCTCCFALLTFCTTIFAGRHMLANHKSFYGATSFHEPAAGDV is encoded by the exons ATGGACAATAGACCTCAAAGTGCTGGACTGATTGCAACAACTG TTGTGATGAACATAATCTGGTGGATGCTGATGATAGCAGCCATTGGACTGG GTGCCATGCATATCGATCACTGTCCCGTGCAGCCCAACGTCCCTGTTTACCTGATCGTGCTTGGAGCGACCAGCCTCTTGTCTCTGATTTTCACCTACAGTAGCAGAGGCTACCAAGATGGAGCCGTTCACATCCTGAGCTTGGCCTGCATGACTGTCCTGCACATCTTCAGTTTTGCCTGGTTGATAGCAG GCAGTTCATGGATTTATGCTGTTTATGCTCCAAACTACTCTGGAAAGGAGCGATACTGCCACAAGACAACCTACCTGTTTGCGTTTGTTGTAACCACGCTGATGTGGGTCGCCATGACCCTGATTCTCGTTTGCACCTGCTGCTTCGCTCTGCTGACCTTCTGCACCACTATATTTGCTGGACGCCACATGTTAGCAAACCACAAAAGCTTCTATGGTGCAACAAGTTTTCATGAACCAGCAGCTGGGGATGTGTGA